One genomic segment of Pseudomonas sp. p1(2021b) includes these proteins:
- a CDS encoding MFS transporter: MPPIPYWRLSSFYLFYFALLGSTAPFLALYFDHLGFSPARIGELVAIPMLMRCIAPNLWGWLGDRSGQRLLIVRLGALSTLATFSLIFVDKSYAWLALVMALHAFFWHAVLPQFEVITLAHLHGQTSRYSQVRLWGSIGFILTVVGLGRLFEWLSLDIYPVALVAIMAGIFLASLWVPNAQPVEQAERKGAGGFLRQLAAPGVLAFYACVALMQLSHGPYYTFLTLHLEHLGYTRGAIGLLWALGVVAEVLVFMAMSRIFARISVRRVLLASFLLAALRWLLLGNLADIPAVLVMAQVLHAATFGCFHAAAIAFVQGSFGARQQGQGQALYAALSGTGGALGALYSGYSWKLLGPAFTFGMASLAALAAAVIIALCSKETRNSP, from the coding sequence ATGCCCCCGATCCCATACTGGCGCCTGTCCAGTTTCTACCTCTTCTATTTCGCCCTGCTCGGTTCCACCGCCCCGTTCCTGGCGCTGTACTTCGACCATCTGGGTTTCTCCCCGGCGCGCATCGGCGAGCTGGTGGCCATTCCCATGCTCATGCGCTGCATCGCCCCCAACCTGTGGGGCTGGCTGGGTGACCGCAGCGGCCAGCGCCTGCTCATCGTGCGCCTGGGGGCGTTGTCGACCCTGGCGACCTTCTCGCTGATCTTCGTCGACAAGAGCTACGCCTGGCTGGCACTGGTAATGGCCCTGCATGCCTTCTTCTGGCATGCGGTGCTGCCCCAGTTCGAAGTGATCACCCTGGCCCACCTGCACGGCCAGACCTCCCGCTACAGCCAGGTGCGCCTGTGGGGCTCGATCGGTTTCATTCTCACCGTGGTCGGCCTGGGCCGGCTGTTCGAATGGCTGAGCCTGGACATCTACCCGGTGGCGCTGGTGGCGATCATGGCTGGCATCTTTCTCGCCAGCCTCTGGGTACCCAACGCCCAGCCGGTGGAACAGGCCGAGCGCAAAGGGGCAGGGGGCTTTTTGCGCCAGCTGGCGGCGCCGGGCGTGCTGGCATTCTATGCCTGCGTGGCGCTGATGCAGCTCAGCCACGGCCCTTACTACACCTTCCTGACCCTGCACCTGGAGCACCTGGGCTATACCCGTGGCGCCATCGGCCTGTTATGGGCGCTGGGGGTGGTCGCCGAAGTGCTGGTGTTCATGGCCATGAGCCGGATCTTCGCGCGCATCAGCGTGCGCCGTGTGCTGCTGGCCAGCTTCCTCTTGGCGGCGCTGCGCTGGCTGCTGCTGGGCAACCTGGCCGACATCCCGGCGGTGCTGGTCATGGCCCAGGTGCTGCACGCGGCCACCTTCGGCTGCTTCCATGCTGCCGCCATCGCCTTCGTCCAGGGCAGCTTCGGCGCGCGCCAGCAAGGGCAGGGCCAGGCGCTGTATGCGGCGTTGTCCGGCACCGGCGGTGCCTTGGGCGCGCTTTATTCGGGCTACAGCTGGAAACTGCTGGGCCCGGCCTTCACCTTTGGTATGGCCAGCCTCGCAGCCTTGGCCGCAGCCGTTATCATTGCCCTTTGTTCGAAAGAAACCAGGAACAGCCCCTGA
- a CDS encoding oxidase — protein MSILSVFHTSSPEVPNKVLTHHDDIAATLAEQGVRFVRRPHELRIRPGTRRDEVLAEGRGLLDELMTEYGSVAFSLLDRDGQAPAGADLRDEHVHEAEEVFAVVTGRAQISLRLGEAVYAVVCEKGDVLVVPAGTRRWFDLGDNPFCLALRLFASEQGAQPRFTGDASARAFAGMDEF, from the coding sequence ATGAGCATTCTCAGCGTTTTCCACACATCCAGCCCCGAGGTGCCGAACAAGGTGCTGACCCACCATGACGACATCGCCGCGACCCTGGCCGAGCAAGGTGTGCGCTTCGTCCGTCGCCCCCATGAGCTGCGCATCCGTCCGGGCACCCGCCGCGACGAGGTGCTGGCCGAGGGCCGTGGGTTGCTCGATGAGCTGATGACCGAATATGGCAGCGTGGCGTTCAGCCTGCTCGATCGCGATGGCCAGGCCCCGGCCGGGGCTGACCTGCGTGATGAGCATGTGCATGAGGCTGAGGAAGTGTTCGCAGTCGTCACCGGCCGTGCGCAAATCAGCCTGCGACTGGGCGAGGCGGTGTACGCGGTGGTGTGCGAGAAAGGCGATGTGCTGGTGGTGCCGGCCGGCACCCGTCGTTGGTTCGACCTGGGCGACAACCCGTTCTGCCTGGCTTTGCGCCTGTTCGCCAGCGAGCAGGGTGCGCAGCCGCGGTTTACCGGCGATGCCTCAGCCCGGGCGTTTGCCGGCATGGATGAATTCTAG
- a CDS encoding DUF3509 domain-containing protein, with protein MDLIQEKFASVFSAYKVETQPRPDGGIQLNLRAADGKVTRRVLSYAQLHSAEQLSWAISAIRRDLAEQASELPVISMLQSQQRFALPTYR; from the coding sequence ATGGACCTCATCCAGGAAAAATTCGCCTCGGTCTTCTCCGCCTACAAGGTCGAAACCCAACCGCGTCCCGATGGCGGTATCCAGCTGAACCTGCGTGCCGCCGACGGCAAGGTCACCCGCCGGGTGCTGTCGTACGCGCAGCTGCACAGCGCGGAGCAATTGTCCTGGGCGATCAGCGCCATTCGCCGTGACTTGGCCGAACAGGCCAGCGAGTTGCCGGTGATCTCGATGCTGCAAAGCCAGCAGCGCTTTGCCTTGCCGACCTATCGGTAA
- a CDS encoding ankyrin repeat domain-containing protein, with protein MSDRQPIAMTDDETAAFAEEVFERARRGDAQMLERLLHSGLPANLRNHKGDTLLMLASYHGHHDAVKVLLAHGADPLIANDNGQLPIAGAAFKGDLAMIRLMLEHGVPVDAAAEDGRTALMLAAMFNRVEILDFLLAQGADPARQDARGATALAAAQTMGAVDTATRLQALVG; from the coding sequence ATGTCCGACCGACAACCTATCGCCATGACCGACGACGAAACCGCTGCGTTCGCTGAAGAAGTCTTCGAACGTGCCCGCCGGGGCGATGCGCAGATGCTCGAACGCCTGTTGCACAGCGGCCTGCCGGCTAATCTGCGCAACCATAAAGGGGATACCCTGTTGATGCTGGCCAGCTACCACGGCCACCATGACGCGGTGAAGGTATTGCTGGCCCATGGCGCCGACCCGCTGATCGCCAACGACAACGGCCAGCTGCCGATCGCCGGTGCCGCGTTCAAGGGCGACTTGGCGATGATTCGCCTGATGCTCGAGCACGGCGTACCGGTGGATGCCGCCGCCGAGGACGGGCGTACCGCGCTGATGCTGGCGGCGATGTTCAACCGCGTCGAGATCCTCGACTTCCTGCTGGCCCAGGGCGCCGACCCGGCTCGCCAGGATGCCCGTGGCGCCACCGCCCTGGCCGCCGCCCAGACCATGGGCGCCGTCGACACCGCCACACGCCTGCAGGCGCTGGTCGGCTAA
- a CDS encoding ZIP family metal transporter — protein MPPAQSPTTAPVSLFNAWRQQATTAPWLSAGLGLSLLAVLALLSASLWNAVQGDHADNLHLAVLGGLSGFGATALGAVLAVVLRDVSARSQDVMLGFAAGMMLAASSFSLILPGLDAAREITGNGPAAAFTVVLGMGLGVLLMLGLDRFTPHEHESTGPCGPEAERISRVWLFVLAITLHNLPEGMAIGVSFANGDMNIGLPLTSAIAIQDIPEGLAVALALRATGLSNVKAALVAIGSGLMEPLGAVIGLGISTGFALAYPISMGLAAGAMIFVVSHEVIPETHRNGHQTAATLGLMGGFGVMMFLDTALG, from the coding sequence ATGCCACCCGCCCAGTCCCCCACTACCGCGCCTGTCTCACTGTTCAACGCTTGGCGCCAACAAGCCACCACCGCCCCCTGGCTCAGCGCCGGCCTGGGCCTGAGCCTGCTGGCGGTGCTCGCCCTGCTCTCGGCCAGCCTGTGGAATGCCGTCCAGGGTGACCATGCCGACAACCTGCACCTGGCGGTGCTGGGCGGCCTTTCCGGGTTCGGCGCCACCGCTCTGGGCGCCGTGCTGGCCGTGGTGCTGCGCGATGTCAGCGCACGCAGCCAGGACGTGATGCTGGGGTTTGCCGCTGGCATGATGCTCGCGGCCAGCTCCTTCTCGCTGATCCTGCCTGGCCTGGACGCCGCCCGGGAAATCACCGGCAACGGCCCGGCTGCGGCTTTTACCGTGGTGCTGGGCATGGGCCTGGGTGTGTTGCTGATGCTGGGCCTCGACCGCTTCACGCCCCATGAGCATGAAAGCACCGGCCCGTGCGGCCCGGAAGCGGAACGGATCAGCCGGGTCTGGCTGTTCGTGCTGGCCATCACCCTGCACAACCTGCCCGAAGGCATGGCCATCGGGGTGAGCTTCGCCAACGGCGACATGAACATCGGCCTGCCGCTGACCAGCGCCATCGCCATCCAGGACATCCCCGAAGGCCTGGCCGTGGCTTTGGCGCTGCGTGCCACCGGGCTTTCCAACGTGAAGGCGGCGCTGGTGGCGATCGGCTCCGGCCTGATGGAGCCACTGGGCGCGGTGATCGGCCTGGGCATTTCCACTGGCTTCGCCCTCGCCTACCCGATCAGCATGGGGTTGGCGGCCGGGGCGATGATCTTCGTGGTGTCCCACGAGGTGATTCCCGAGACCCACCGCAATGGGCACCAGACGGCAGCGACCCTGGGGTTGATGGGCGGGTTCGGGGTGATGATGTTTCTCGATACCGCGTTGGGGTGA
- a CDS encoding PLDc N-terminal domain-containing protein, with the protein MGSTFNGLVGLIILALDIWAILHVLKSGAEVGIKILWVLLIALLPVIGLIIWAIAGPRGNLRF; encoded by the coding sequence ATGGGGTCCACATTCAATGGCCTGGTCGGGCTGATCATTCTGGCGCTGGATATCTGGGCGATTCTTCATGTGCTCAAGAGCGGGGCCGAGGTGGGTATCAAGATCCTCTGGGTGTTGCTGATCGCCTTGCTGCCGGTGATCGGGCTGATCATCTGGGCCATCGCCGGGCCGCGAGGCAACCTGCGATTTTGA
- a CDS encoding LTA synthase family protein — protein sequence MANTDALKQRAVPASFAPTLKSHLAYTLLSALVIMLMLSLVRLALLVYNSDMIGDTPYATVAEGFLNGLRFDLRVVVYISIPLLLALLSPWAMARRGFFRLWLTLASSLVMFLGLMELDFYREFHQRLNGLVFQYIKEDPKTVMSMLWYGFPVVRYLLAWLFGTWLLSLLFKGIDRLTRGTGSTAAAAAQRSVAPWYQRVAVFMVILLVAVVAARGTLRQGPPMRWGDAFTTDSNFVNQLGLNGTLTLIDAAKSRFGEDRANIWKPVLEQGVATQSVRDLLLTPNDTLVDADEAAIRRDFVPPADRTLAVKNVVVILMESFAGHSVGALGSPNNITPYFDKLAKEGLLFDHFFSNGTHTHQGMFATMACFPNLPGFEYLMQTPEGGHKLSGLPALLSGRDYDDVYVYNGDFAWDNQSGFFGNQGMTTFIGRNDFVNPVFSDPTWGVSDQDMFDRGNEELAKHDGKKPIYALLQTLSNHTPYALPKDLPVEKVTGQGRLDEHLTAMRYSDWALGQFFEKARKEPYFKDTLFVIVGDHGFGNQQQVTELDLGRFNVPLLLIAPGIQEKFGAVNHTVGTQVDIVPTIMGRLGGQTRHQCWGRDLLNLPEGDQGVGIIKPSGSEQIVGIVQGDRILIESKDMTPRLYRYQLGREFKAELIESPEQPALLKNLEAYIQTATKSLLDNTAGVVHGTPK from the coding sequence ATGGCTAACACGGATGCCTTGAAGCAACGGGCCGTGCCGGCTTCGTTCGCGCCGACCCTCAAATCGCACCTCGCCTACACGCTGCTCAGCGCCCTGGTGATCATGCTGATGCTCAGCCTGGTCCGCCTGGCGCTGCTGGTCTACAACAGCGACATGATCGGCGACACGCCGTATGCCACCGTCGCCGAAGGCTTCCTCAACGGCCTGCGCTTCGACCTGCGTGTGGTGGTGTACATCAGCATCCCGCTATTGCTGGCGCTGCTCAGCCCCTGGGCCATGGCCCGGCGCGGTTTCTTCCGCCTGTGGCTGACCCTGGCCTCGAGCCTGGTGATGTTCCTCGGCCTGATGGAGCTGGACTTCTACCGCGAGTTCCACCAGCGCCTGAACGGCTTGGTGTTCCAGTACATCAAGGAAGACCCCAAGACCGTCATGAGCATGCTCTGGTACGGCTTCCCGGTGGTGCGCTACCTGCTGGCCTGGCTGTTCGGTACCTGGCTGCTGAGCCTGCTGTTCAAGGGCATCGACCGCCTGACCCGTGGCACCGGCAGCACCGCTGCAGCTGCCGCCCAGCGCAGCGTCGCGCCCTGGTACCAGCGCGTGGCGGTGTTCATGGTGATCCTGTTGGTGGCCGTGGTCGCCGCCCGTGGCACCCTGCGCCAGGGCCCGCCGATGCGTTGGGGCGACGCCTTCACCACCGACTCCAACTTCGTCAACCAGCTTGGCCTGAACGGCACCCTGACCCTGATCGACGCCGCCAAGAGCCGTTTCGGCGAAGACCGCGCCAATATCTGGAAGCCCGTGCTCGAACAGGGCGTGGCCACCCAGAGCGTGCGCGACCTGCTGCTGACCCCCAACGACACCCTGGTCGACGCCGACGAAGCCGCCATCCGCCGCGACTTCGTACCGCCGGCCGACCGCACCCTGGCGGTCAAGAACGTGGTGGTGATTCTCATGGAGAGCTTCGCCGGCCATTCGGTGGGCGCCCTGGGCAGCCCCAACAACATCACCCCGTATTTCGACAAGCTGGCCAAGGAGGGTCTGCTGTTCGACCACTTCTTCTCCAACGGCACCCATACCCACCAGGGTATGTTCGCCACCATGGCCTGCTTCCCCAACCTGCCGGGCTTCGAATACCTGATGCAGACCCCGGAGGGCGGCCACAAGCTGTCTGGCCTGCCAGCGTTGCTCAGTGGTCGTGACTACGACGACGTATACGTCTACAACGGCGATTTCGCCTGGGACAACCAGTCCGGTTTCTTCGGCAACCAGGGCATGACCACCTTCATCGGCCGTAACGACTTCGTCAACCCGGTGTTCTCCGACCCGACCTGGGGTGTGTCCGACCAGGACATGTTCGACCGCGGCAACGAGGAATTGGCCAAGCACGACGGCAAGAAGCCGATCTACGCCTTGCTGCAGACGCTGTCCAACCACACGCCGTACGCGCTGCCCAAGGACCTGCCGGTGGAGAAGGTGACCGGCCAGGGCCGTCTGGACGAGCACCTGACCGCCATGCGCTACTCCGACTGGGCCCTGGGCCAGTTCTTCGAGAAGGCGCGCAAGGAGCCGTACTTCAAGGACACCCTGTTCGTGATCGTCGGCGACCACGGTTTCGGCAACCAGCAACAGGTCACCGAGCTGGACCTGGGCCGCTTCAACGTGCCGCTGCTGCTGATCGCCCCCGGCATCCAGGAGAAGTTCGGTGCGGTCAACCACACCGTGGGTACCCAGGTCGACATCGTGCCGACCATCATGGGCCGCCTGGGCGGCCAGACCCGTCACCAGTGCTGGGGCCGCGACCTGCTCAACCTGCCTGAGGGTGACCAGGGCGTGGGCATCATCAAGCCGTCGGGCAGCGAGCAGATCGTCGGGATCGTGCAGGGCGATCGTATCCTGATCGAGTCCAAGGACATGACCCCGCGCCTGTATCGCTACCAGTTGGGCCGCGAGTTCAAGGCCGAGCTGATCGAGAGCCCGGAGCAGCCTGCGTTGCTGAAGAACCTCGAAGCCTATATCCAGACGGCGACCAAGAGCCTGCTGGACAATACCGCGGGCGTGGTTCACGGCACGCCGAAGTAA
- a CDS encoding ribonuclease E inhibitor RraB, protein MSSQNDDISSSVLRQMKDGGFDFTRIHPIEFYAVFPDEAGARRAARQFRGESVSAQVCELDDGAWHLELSKVMYATYRGIGAFEETFEQLVSPFGGEVEGWGVKQERPVA, encoded by the coding sequence ATGAGCAGCCAGAACGACGATATCAGCAGCAGTGTCCTTCGCCAGATGAAAGATGGCGGTTTCGATTTCACCCGTATCCACCCGATCGAGTTCTACGCAGTGTTCCCCGACGAGGCAGGCGCCCGGCGGGCGGCCCGGCAATTTCGTGGGGAGTCCGTCAGTGCGCAGGTCTGCGAACTGGACGACGGCGCCTGGCACTTGGAATTGAGCAAGGTGATGTACGCCACCTACCGAGGAATCGGTGCCTTCGAAGAGACGTTCGAGCAACTGGTCTCGCCGTTTGGCGGCGAGGTGGAAGGCTGGGGCGTCAAGCAAGAGCGTCCGGTGGCCTGA
- a CDS encoding cytochrome c gives MRRCLALLTLLFCLPLSAAQLHLELGERSRQWQSDELLAHPQARNIRIDQDVSYKRPMHYRAVPLNVLLEGVTASDHLQAVALDGFAAEMPAGPLLQTGPARAWLAVEDPAKPWPALGDGKPSAGPFYLVWTTPQASGIRPEQWPFQIATIRRLAPVQARFPALLPDPGLPADDPVRHGFALFQQNCLACHRLNGAGDAQFGPDLNVPYNPTEYFQAGFLRRYIRDPQSLRQWPQARMPGFAPSVLNDQELDDLIAYLAHMAKRKP, from the coding sequence ATGCGTCGCTGCCTCGCCCTGCTGACACTCCTGTTCTGCCTGCCCCTGTCGGCGGCGCAATTGCACCTGGAACTCGGTGAACGTTCGCGCCAGTGGCAAAGCGATGAGTTGCTGGCCCACCCGCAGGCCCGGAATATCCGCATCGACCAGGACGTGTCCTACAAGCGCCCGATGCACTACCGCGCCGTGCCGTTGAACGTGCTGCTCGAAGGCGTCACTGCAAGCGACCATTTGCAAGCCGTTGCCTTGGATGGTTTCGCCGCCGAGATGCCCGCCGGGCCCTTGCTGCAGACCGGCCCGGCGCGGGCGTGGCTGGCCGTGGAAGACCCGGCCAAGCCCTGGCCGGCCCTGGGCGACGGCAAGCCGAGCGCCGGGCCGTTCTACCTGGTATGGACCACCCCCCAGGCCAGCGGCATCCGCCCCGAGCAGTGGCCGTTCCAGATCGCCACGATCCGCCGCCTGGCCCCGGTGCAGGCGCGCTTCCCTGCCCTGCTGCCCGACCCAGGCCTGCCGGCGGACGACCCGGTGCGCCACGGCTTCGCCCTGTTCCAGCAGAACTGCCTGGCCTGCCACCGGCTCAATGGCGCGGGTGATGCGCAGTTCGGCCCGGACCTGAACGTGCCCTACAACCCAACCGAGTATTTCCAGGCCGGCTTCCTGCGGCGCTACATCCGCGACCCGCAAAGCCTGCGGCAGTGGCCCCAGGCGCGCATGCCGGGGTTTGCGCCCAGCGTGCTGAACGACCAGGAGCTGGACGACCTTATCGCCTACCTGGCGCATATGGCCAAGCGCAAGCCCTGA
- a CDS encoding amidotransferase — translation MSLRICILETDVLRPELTAQYQGYGRMFEQLFSRQPIAAEFRVYNVMNGEYPPEGETFDAYLVTGSKADSFGSDPWIQTLKAYLLKLYERGEKLLGVCFGHQVLALVLGGKAERAEQGWGLGIHRYSLAAHAPWMDPEVSELTLLISHQDQVTELPEGATVIASSDFCPNAAYHIRDQVLCFQGHPEFVHDYSRALLDARQAVLGDEVYQRAIASLSQEHQGDLVGKWMLRFIGHSNKSSEHAA, via the coding sequence ATGTCGTTACGCATCTGCATCCTGGAAACCGATGTCCTGCGACCGGAGCTGACCGCGCAGTACCAGGGCTACGGAAGGATGTTCGAGCAGCTGTTCTCGCGTCAGCCGATCGCCGCCGAGTTTCGCGTGTACAACGTGATGAACGGCGAGTACCCGCCTGAAGGGGAAACCTTCGATGCCTACCTGGTCACCGGCAGCAAGGCCGACTCGTTCGGTTCGGACCCCTGGATCCAGACGCTCAAGGCGTACCTGCTCAAATTGTACGAACGTGGCGAGAAGTTGCTGGGCGTGTGTTTCGGCCACCAGGTGCTGGCGTTGGTGCTTGGCGGCAAGGCCGAGCGGGCTGAGCAGGGTTGGGGCTTGGGGATTCACCGCTACTCCCTGGCCGCCCATGCGCCCTGGATGGACCCGGAGGTCTCCGAGCTGACCCTGCTGATCAGCCATCAGGACCAGGTGACCGAGCTGCCGGAAGGCGCCACGGTGATCGCTTCGAGCGATTTCTGCCCCAACGCGGCCTACCACATCCGTGATCAAGTGCTGTGCTTCCAGGGGCACCCGGAGTTCGTCCACGACTATTCCCGCGCCCTGCTCGATGCCCGTCAGGCGGTGTTGGGGGATGAAGTGTACCAGCGGGCCATCGCCAGCCTGTCGCAGGAGCACCAGGGGGATCTGGTGGGCAAGTGGATGCTGCGCTTCATCGGGCACTCGAACAAGAGCAGCGAACACGCGGCGTAA
- a CDS encoding magnesium and cobalt transport protein CorA, protein MGRVVASAVYSAGRKVTNISIDEGSEWARKPGHFVWIGLEEPNAEELANLQRQFGLHELAIEDALEKHSRPKLETFGDALFIVTYSPVRHEGKLEFIETHIFAGAGYIITCRNGHSKSYALVRQRCEARPLLLEHGEDFVLYALLDFVTENYQPVSEAIHGEIEELEQSVLSNSLREEDIQRLHSLRRDILRLRRYVAPMVEVSEELQRLSFPFIDKNMRPYFRDVQIHVTRQMEDLSSIRDIASQTIEIGMLLEASRQSIVQRKFAAWAAILAFPTAIAGIYGMNFENMPELGWHYGYFGVLGVIGVGCTALYASFKRSGWL, encoded by the coding sequence ATGGGGCGAGTCGTGGCGTCGGCGGTGTACAGCGCCGGCAGGAAGGTCACTAACATCAGCATCGACGAAGGCAGCGAATGGGCGCGCAAGCCTGGGCACTTCGTCTGGATCGGCCTGGAAGAACCCAACGCCGAGGAACTGGCCAACCTGCAGCGCCAGTTCGGCTTGCACGAACTGGCCATTGAGGACGCGCTGGAAAAGCACAGCCGGCCGAAGCTCGAGACCTTCGGCGACGCGCTGTTCATCGTCACCTATTCGCCGGTGCGCCATGAAGGCAAGCTGGAATTCATCGAAACGCACATCTTCGCCGGAGCCGGCTACATCATCACCTGCCGCAACGGCCACTCCAAATCCTACGCCCTGGTGCGCCAGCGTTGCGAAGCGCGCCCGCTCCTGCTCGAGCACGGCGAGGACTTCGTGCTCTATGCCCTGCTCGACTTCGTCACCGAGAACTACCAGCCGGTCAGCGAGGCCATCCACGGCGAGATCGAGGAACTCGAACAGAGCGTGCTCAGCAATTCGCTGCGCGAAGAAGACATCCAGCGCCTGCACAGCCTACGCCGCGACATCCTGCGCCTGCGCCGCTACGTCGCGCCCATGGTGGAGGTCAGCGAAGAACTGCAGCGCCTGAGCTTCCCGTTCATCGACAAGAACATGCGCCCGTATTTTCGCGACGTGCAGATCCACGTCACGCGGCAGATGGAAGACCTGTCCAGCATCCGCGACATCGCCAGCCAGACCATCGAGATCGGCATGCTGCTCGAAGCCTCGCGCCAGAGCATCGTGCAGCGCAAGTTCGCGGCCTGGGCGGCGATCCTGGCGTTTCCCACGGCCATTGCCGGCATCTACGGGATGAACTTCGAGAACATGCCGGAGCTGGGCTGGCACTACGGGTATTTCGGGGTGCTGGGGGTGATCGGGGTGGGCTGCACGGCGTTGTATGCCAGCTTCAAGCGGTCGGGCTGGCTGTAG
- a CDS encoding lysophospholipid acyltransferase family protein: MLYMLRMLLLALHFLFVGVAGLVIGLCRPFNPDNSRVFARLYSLPAAWLMRIKVKAEVGPLWDQPPGCVIVANHQSNFDLFILGQVVPRRTVAIGKKSLGWIPLFGQLFWLGGNVLVDRKNAYQARKAMQVTTRILRDDTSIWIFPEGTRNPGEQLLAFKKGAFHMAVEAGVPIVPVCVSRYTRRLGLNSWRQRTVIVRSLPPIATAGMSQQDLPALVEQCRTQMQQCIDRMEGELANG, translated from the coding sequence ATGCTCTATATGCTTCGCATGCTCCTTCTGGCGCTGCATTTCCTGTTCGTCGGCGTGGCAGGCCTGGTCATCGGCCTGTGCCGCCCGTTCAACCCCGACAACAGCCGCGTTTTCGCCCGCCTCTACAGCCTGCCTGCCGCCTGGCTGATGCGCATCAAGGTCAAGGCCGAGGTCGGCCCGCTGTGGGACCAGCCGCCTGGCTGTGTCATCGTCGCCAACCACCAGTCCAACTTCGACCTGTTCATCCTCGGCCAGGTGGTGCCCCGGCGTACCGTGGCCATCGGCAAGAAGAGCCTGGGCTGGATTCCGTTGTTCGGCCAGCTGTTCTGGCTCGGCGGCAACGTGCTGGTGGACCGCAAGAACGCCTACCAGGCGCGCAAGGCCATGCAGGTGACCACGCGTATCCTGCGCGACGATACGTCGATCTGGATCTTCCCCGAAGGCACCCGCAACCCGGGCGAGCAGTTGCTGGCGTTCAAGAAAGGCGCGTTCCACATGGCCGTCGAAGCCGGGGTGCCGATCGTGCCGGTGTGCGTCAGCCGCTACACCCGGCGCCTGGGCCTGAACAGCTGGCGCCAGCGCACGGTGATCGTCCGCTCGCTGCCGCCCATCGCCACGGCGGGCATGAGCCAGCAGGACCTGCCGGCGCTGGTCGAGCAATGCCGCACGCAGATGCAGCAGTGCATCGACCGGATGGAAGGCGAGTTGGCGAACGGCTGA
- a CDS encoding crotonase/enoyl-CoA hydratase family protein, producing the protein MSELITYHAEDGIATLTLNNGKVNAISPDVIAAFNAALDRAVDERAVVIITGQPGILSGGYDLKVMTSGPKEAVSLVTAGSTLARRLLSHPFPVIVACPGNAVAKGAFLLLSADYRIGVEGPYKICLNEVQIGMTMHHAGIELARDRLRRSAFHRSVINAEVFDPHAAVDAGFLDKVVPAEQLQEAALAAARELKKLNMLAHKNTKLKVRKGLLDALDEAIAQDLQHLG; encoded by the coding sequence ATGAGCGAGCTGATTACCTACCACGCCGAAGACGGCATCGCCACCCTGACCCTGAACAACGGCAAGGTCAACGCCATCTCGCCGGATGTCATCGCCGCCTTCAACGCCGCCCTGGATCGCGCCGTGGACGAGCGCGCCGTGGTGATCATCACCGGCCAGCCGGGCATCCTCTCCGGCGGCTACGACCTCAAGGTCATGACCTCAGGCCCCAAGGAGGCGGTCAGCCTGGTCACCGCCGGCTCCACCCTGGCCCGTCGCCTGCTCAGCCACCCCTTCCCGGTGATCGTCGCCTGCCCAGGCAACGCCGTGGCCAAGGGTGCCTTCCTGCTGCTGTCGGCCGACTACCGCATCGGCGTCGAGGGCCCCTACAAGATCTGCCTGAACGAAGTGCAGATCGGCATGACCATGCACCATGCCGGGATCGAGCTGGCGCGCGACCGCCTGCGGCGTTCGGCCTTCCACCGCTCGGTGATCAATGCCGAGGTGTTCGACCCCCATGCCGCGGTGGACGCGGGCTTTCTCGACAAGGTGGTGCCGGCTGAGCAACTGCAGGAAGCGGCGCTGGCAGCGGCGCGCGAACTGAAGAAGCTGAACATGCTGGCGCACAAGAACACCAAGCTCAAGGTACGCAAGGGCCTGCTCGATGCCCTGGACGAGGCCATCGCGCAGGACCTGCAGCACCTGGGCTGA